Proteins encoded together in one Mycobacterium sp. MS1601 window:
- a CDS encoding cytochrome P450, with protein MPATINTSDYLIDQAKRRLTPTLNNMPGLGAVEKRLRDHDFKQFVLAEPPPGSGLKPVMGDSGVPILGHMIETFRGGPEYLLEVYKKFGPLHYSYSPALPAVVALGPDATQAVFSNRNKDFSQKGWDPVIGPFFNRGLMMLDFEEHMFHRRIMQEAFTRSRLSGYIEHIDRVASHVIANDWVENDPRFLFYPAVKELTLDIASVVFMGHEPGSDKELVTKVNDAFTMTTRAGGAIIRTALPPFKWWRGLQARKVLDSYFEERVKERRRAEGTDMLTVLCHTEDEDGNSFSDQDIVNHMIFLMMAAHDTSTSTLTTMAYHLAANQDWQDRCRDECDRLGDGPLDIEALDKLETLDLVINESLRLVTPLPFNVRSTVRDTELLGHFLPADTTVITWPSVNHHLPELWTDPERFDPDRFAEPRNEHKQHRYAFAPFGGGAHKCIGMVFGQLEIKTVMHRLLRRYRLEPPRPGYRARLDYGGMPVPMDGMPVTLRPIF; from the coding sequence ATGCCAGCCACCATCAACACCTCCGACTACCTGATCGACCAGGCCAAGCGCCGGCTGACCCCGACGCTGAACAACATGCCCGGGTTGGGCGCGGTGGAGAAGCGGCTGCGCGATCACGACTTCAAGCAGTTCGTGCTCGCCGAGCCCCCACCCGGCAGCGGCCTGAAGCCCGTGATGGGTGACTCGGGCGTACCGATCCTCGGCCACATGATCGAGACGTTCCGCGGCGGCCCGGAGTATCTGCTGGAGGTCTACAAGAAGTTCGGCCCGCTGCACTACTCCTACTCGCCGGCGCTACCCGCCGTTGTCGCGCTGGGACCTGACGCCACGCAGGCGGTGTTCTCCAATCGCAACAAGGACTTCTCTCAGAAGGGCTGGGATCCGGTCATCGGCCCGTTCTTCAACCGCGGCCTGATGATGCTCGACTTCGAGGAACACATGTTCCACCGCCGGATCATGCAGGAGGCGTTCACCCGCTCCCGGCTGTCCGGGTACATCGAGCACATCGACCGGGTGGCTTCGCACGTCATCGCCAACGACTGGGTGGAAAACGATCCGCGATTCCTGTTCTACCCGGCAGTCAAGGAGCTGACGCTCGACATCGCCTCGGTGGTGTTCATGGGCCACGAACCAGGCAGCGACAAGGAACTGGTGACCAAGGTCAACGACGCCTTCACCATGACCACCCGGGCCGGCGGCGCCATCATCCGCACCGCACTACCGCCGTTCAAGTGGTGGCGTGGGCTACAGGCGCGCAAGGTGCTCGACAGCTACTTCGAGGAGCGGGTCAAGGAACGGCGCAGGGCCGAGGGCACGGACATGCTCACGGTGCTGTGCCACACCGAGGACGAGGACGGCAACAGCTTCAGCGATCAGGACATCGTGAACCACATGATCTTCCTGATGATGGCCGCCCACGACACGTCCACGTCGACGCTGACCACCATGGCCTATCACCTGGCCGCCAACCAGGACTGGCAGGACCGGTGCCGTGACGAATGCGATCGCCTGGGCGACGGACCGCTCGATATCGAGGCGCTGGACAAGCTGGAGACCTTGGACCTGGTGATCAACGAGTCGCTACGCCTGGTGACCCCGCTGCCTTTCAACGTGCGTTCGACGGTGCGCGATACCGAATTGCTGGGCCATTTCCTGCCGGCCGATACCACCGTGATCACCTGGCCATCGGTCAATCACCACCTTCCCGAGCTGTGGACGGACCCGGAGAGGTTCGACCCGGACCGCTTCGCCGAGCCGCGCAACGAACACAAGCAGCACCGCTATGCCTTCGCCCCCTTCGGCGGCGGCGCCCACAAGTGCATCGGCATGGTGTTCGGCCAACTCGAGATCAAAACAGTGATGCACCGGCTGCTGCGTCGCTACCGGCTCGAGCCCCCGCGCCCCGGCTATCGTGCCCGGCTGGACTACGGCGGCATGCCGGTACCCATGGACGGGATGCCGGTGACGCTGCGTCCGATTTTCTGA
- a CDS encoding DNA polymerase IV yields MTPRWVLHVDLDQFLASVELRRRPDLAGLPVIVGGNGDPTEPRKVVTCASYEARRFGVHAGMPLRTAARRCPEATFLPSDPDAYDEASEQVMALLRDLGHPLEVWGWDEAYLGADVDDPVALAEQVRAVIAAETGLSCSVGISDNKQRAKVATGFGKPAGVFTLTDVNWMSVMGDRPVDALWGVGPKTAKKLASLDISTVADLASTDSTVLTKTFGPTTGLWILLLAKGGGDDDVRAEPWVPRSRSHVVTFPADLTDPDEIASVVTMLADTTTDEVVSAGRVVNRVAVTVRTATFHTRTKIRKLAHPSVDKALISDTARSILEQFPLDRPIRLVGVRLELVMPK; encoded by the coding sequence ATGACTCCGCGCTGGGTGCTGCATGTCGACCTCGACCAGTTCCTCGCGTCGGTGGAACTTCGTCGTCGGCCCGATCTGGCGGGACTTCCGGTGATCGTCGGAGGCAACGGTGACCCGACCGAACCCCGCAAGGTCGTCACCTGCGCCTCCTACGAAGCCCGCCGGTTCGGCGTGCATGCGGGTATGCCGCTGCGCACTGCGGCCCGGCGCTGCCCGGAGGCCACCTTCCTGCCGTCGGATCCCGATGCCTACGACGAAGCCTCCGAACAGGTGATGGCCCTGCTGCGCGATCTGGGGCATCCGCTGGAGGTGTGGGGCTGGGACGAGGCATATCTTGGAGCCGACGTCGACGACCCCGTGGCGCTGGCGGAGCAGGTGCGCGCAGTAATCGCCGCTGAAACCGGCCTGTCCTGTTCCGTCGGCATCAGCGACAACAAGCAACGCGCCAAGGTGGCCACCGGGTTCGGCAAGCCGGCGGGTGTCTTCACCCTCACCGATGTCAACTGGATGTCGGTGATGGGCGACCGCCCGGTGGACGCCCTGTGGGGCGTCGGTCCCAAAACGGCAAAAAAGCTCGCCAGCTTGGACATCAGCACTGTGGCAGATCTGGCTTCTACCGATTCGACCGTGCTCACAAAGACTTTCGGCCCCACCACCGGACTGTGGATCCTGTTGTTGGCCAAGGGTGGAGGCGACGACGACGTCCGTGCCGAACCCTGGGTGCCCCGCTCGCGCAGCCATGTGGTGACCTTCCCCGCAGACCTCACCGACCCCGACGAAATAGCCTCGGTTGTAACCATGTTGGCCGACACCACCACCGATGAGGTCGTGAGCGCGGGCCGGGTGGTCAACCGGGTGGCGGTCACCGTCCGTACCGCCACCTTCCACACCCGCACGAAGATCCGCAAACTTGCCCACCCGAGCGTGGACAAGGCGCTGATCAGCGACACCGCACGGTCGATTCTGGAGCAGTTTCCCCTCGACCGGCCGATCAGACTGGTCGGGGTACGCCTGGAACTCGTCATGCCGAAATGA
- a CDS encoding hydrogenase expression protein HypE codes for MPTEAAVKAEETLIHVLWINAGLSCDGDSVALTAATQPTIEEIALGALPGLPRIAVHWPLIDFECGPAGGADDFLSWFFKADRGELEPFVLVVEGSIPNEDLHTEGYWCGFGNDPATGQPITTSEWLDRLTPKATAVVAVGTCATYGGIHAMAGNPTGAMGVPDYLGWDWKSKADIPIVCVPGCPTHPDNLSETLTYLLYMATGQAPMIPLDDALRPTWLFGNTVHEGCDRAGYYEQGDFATEYGSPKCIVKLGCWGPVVKCNVPKRGWINGIGGCPNVGGICIGCTMPGFPDMFMPFMDEPPGGKLSSAASGLYGSVIRSLRHITGRTVDHEPKWRHTGSELLTGARRTW; via the coding sequence ATGCCCACGGAAGCAGCAGTCAAAGCGGAAGAAACGTTGATTCACGTGCTCTGGATCAACGCGGGTCTCAGTTGTGACGGCGATTCGGTGGCGCTGACTGCCGCCACCCAGCCCACGATCGAGGAGATCGCGCTCGGCGCCCTCCCCGGACTCCCCCGCATCGCCGTCCACTGGCCGTTGATCGACTTCGAATGTGGTCCCGCCGGTGGCGCGGACGATTTCCTCAGTTGGTTCTTCAAAGCCGACCGCGGTGAGCTCGAACCGTTCGTCTTGGTGGTGGAAGGCTCCATACCCAACGAAGACCTCCACACCGAGGGCTACTGGTGCGGGTTCGGCAACGATCCCGCCACCGGGCAGCCCATCACCACCAGCGAATGGCTGGATCGGCTGACACCCAAGGCCACCGCGGTGGTTGCGGTGGGCACGTGCGCCACCTACGGCGGCATCCACGCGATGGCCGGTAACCCGACCGGGGCCATGGGAGTACCGGACTACCTCGGCTGGGACTGGAAGAGCAAGGCAGACATACCCATCGTGTGCGTGCCGGGTTGCCCCACCCATCCCGACAATCTGTCCGAGACGTTGACCTACCTGCTGTACATGGCGACCGGGCAGGCACCCATGATCCCCCTGGACGACGCACTGCGGCCGACGTGGTTGTTCGGCAACACCGTGCACGAGGGTTGCGATCGGGCCGGCTACTACGAACAGGGTGATTTCGCGACCGAGTACGGATCGCCGAAATGCATAGTCAAGCTCGGCTGTTGGGGTCCGGTGGTGAAATGCAATGTGCCCAAACGTGGTTGGATCAACGGTATCGGCGGCTGTCCGAATGTCGGCGGTATCTGCATCGGATGCACCATGCCTGGTTTCCCCGACATGTTCATGCCGTTCATGGACGAACCACCAGGCGGCAAACTCTCTTCGGCGGCATCGGGCCTGTACGGCTCGGTGATCCGCAGCCTTCGCCATATCACCGGTCGCACAGTCGATCACGAGCCCAAATGGCGCCACACCGGTTCCGAACTACTCACCGGCGCCCGTCGCACCTGGTGA
- a CDS encoding TetR/AcrR family transcriptional regulator: MSVPQQSDPGESVPRRRGDRQRQAIVNAVRELLEETPFADLSVSTISDRAGVARSGFYFYFDTKYAVLAQILAEATQELEELTHFFAARSEGETPAAYAKRMVGSAVAVFAHNDPVMAACNLARNADAEIRKILDAQIDTVINQIVTNISAEVAAGTAHPISDDLPMLVRTLGATTAWMLSGDSTFLGPDGDLQRGVHVLEQLWLHGFWGATPR, encoded by the coding sequence GTGAGTGTTCCCCAGCAGTCCGATCCCGGCGAGTCAGTACCACGCAGGCGCGGCGATCGGCAGCGCCAGGCGATCGTCAACGCAGTGCGGGAGCTGCTGGAGGAGACTCCGTTCGCGGACCTGTCGGTGAGCACGATCAGTGATCGCGCGGGGGTCGCTCGCTCGGGCTTTTACTTCTACTTCGACACCAAGTACGCCGTATTGGCCCAGATTCTCGCCGAAGCCACGCAGGAGCTCGAGGAACTGACCCACTTCTTCGCCGCCCGCAGCGAGGGTGAGACGCCCGCGGCGTACGCCAAGCGGATGGTGGGCAGCGCGGTGGCGGTGTTCGCCCACAACGACCCGGTGATGGCGGCGTGCAACCTCGCCCGCAACGCCGACGCCGAGATCCGCAAGATCCTCGACGCCCAGATCGACACCGTGATCAACCAGATCGTCACCAACATCTCCGCCGAGGTGGCCGCCGGTACCGCCCACCCGATCAGCGACGACCTGCCGATGCTGGTCCGCACCCTTGGTGCGACGACGGCCTGGATGCTGTCAGGCGACTCCACGTTCCTGGGGCCCGACGGGGACCTGCAACGCGGCGTCCACGTGCTCGAGCAGCTCTGGCTGCACGGCTTCTGGGGCGCCACACCTCGGTAG
- a CDS encoding DUF5947 family protein, whose translation MSTPYEVLSRITSRPAAEPAGQRCEMCAEPVADEHRHVVDTTGRELMCVCRGCHLLFTEPGAALRYRSVPDRHLALPGLVDGPALWDALQIPVGLAALFRNSALDRLVAVYPGPAGATESDLDLAAWQEIAAADARLSLMADDVEVLLLRATPDGTQAFVIPVDRCYQFIGGLRLRWRGFDGGQEVSAYIDGFFADLDRRAEVVPR comes from the coding sequence ATGAGCACGCCGTATGAAGTACTGTCCCGGATCACCAGCCGGCCGGCCGCGGAACCCGCAGGCCAACGGTGTGAGATGTGTGCCGAACCGGTAGCCGACGAACACCGACACGTGGTGGACACCACCGGCCGGGAGCTGATGTGCGTGTGCCGGGGTTGCCATCTGCTGTTCACCGAACCCGGCGCTGCGTTGCGATACCGGTCCGTCCCCGACCGCCACCTGGCGCTGCCGGGACTGGTCGACGGGCCTGCGCTGTGGGATGCGCTGCAGATCCCCGTCGGACTGGCGGCGTTGTTCCGCAACTCGGCGCTCGACCGGCTCGTCGCCGTCTACCCCGGCCCGGCGGGCGCCACGGAATCCGACCTCGATCTCGCCGCATGGCAGGAGATCGCCGCGGCGGACGCCCGGCTGAGCCTGATGGCCGACGACGTCGAGGTCCTGCTCCTGCGCGCCACACCCGATGGCACCCAGGCTTTCGTGATCCCCGTCGACCGCTGCTACCAGTTCATCGGTGGTCTTCGGCTGCGGTGGCGAGGTTTTGACGGTGGGCAGGAGGTCTCGGCGTACATCGACGGGTTCTTCGCCGACTTGGACCGGCGGGCCGAGGTGGTGCCACGATGA
- a CDS encoding AAA family ATPase: protein MLQIVAVRGYRSLRDIVLPLRQLTVVTGANGTGKSSLYRALKLLADCGRGEVIGSLAREGGLQSVLWAGPENTAGARRTGRVEGTVRTRSVSLEMGYAADDFGYLVDLGLPQMAGIQSAFTLDPEIKREAVFVGSTPRTNSMLVRRGGPLAEARAESGRGFDQLTSGLPTYHSVLTEFAHPGELPELSAVRERLRSWRFYDGFRVDASAPARRPHIGTRTPVLADDGGDLAAAVQTIIEAGFDDFATAVADAFNGATVSVSVTDGLFDLAVQQPGMLRALRTAELSDGTLRFLLWAAALLSPRPPSMMVLNEPETSLHPDLVRPLATLIRSASRQTQVLVVTHSQTLLKHLDAEPIELYKDCGETMVAGQTQLTAPAWDWGKR, encoded by the coding sequence ATGCTGCAAATCGTCGCTGTGCGCGGGTACCGGTCGCTACGGGATATCGTGTTGCCGCTGCGTCAACTGACCGTCGTCACCGGCGCCAACGGCACCGGCAAATCGTCGCTGTACCGGGCCCTGAAACTGTTGGCCGACTGCGGCCGCGGAGAAGTCATCGGATCGCTGGCACGCGAGGGCGGCCTGCAGTCGGTACTGTGGGCGGGCCCGGAGAACACAGCGGGCGCCCGCCGCACCGGGCGGGTGGAGGGCACCGTCCGAACGCGCTCGGTGTCACTCGAAATGGGCTATGCTGCAGATGATTTCGGCTATCTCGTTGATCTCGGACTGCCTCAGATGGCCGGCATCCAATCCGCGTTCACGCTGGACCCGGAAATCAAACGCGAGGCGGTGTTCGTCGGGTCCACACCGCGCACCAACTCGATGCTGGTGCGGCGCGGCGGCCCGTTGGCCGAAGCTCGTGCCGAATCGGGCCGCGGCTTTGATCAATTGACGTCGGGCTTGCCCACCTACCACAGCGTCCTCACCGAATTCGCTCACCCCGGCGAGTTGCCCGAACTGTCGGCAGTGCGAGAGCGATTGCGGTCATGGCGTTTCTACGACGGATTTCGTGTCGACGCCTCAGCACCCGCGCGGCGCCCTCACATCGGCACTCGCACGCCCGTGCTCGCCGATGACGGAGGCGATCTGGCTGCCGCGGTGCAGACCATCATCGAAGCGGGGTTCGACGATTTCGCCACGGCAGTCGCCGATGCGTTCAACGGCGCCACCGTATCGGTCAGCGTGACCGACGGCCTGTTCGACCTGGCAGTGCAGCAGCCCGGAATGCTGCGAGCACTGCGAACAGCCGAGCTGTCGGACGGCACTTTGCGTTTCCTGCTGTGGGCGGCGGCACTGCTGAGCCCGCGACCCCCCTCGATGATGGTGCTCAACGAGCCCGAAACGTCACTGCATCCTGATCTTGTCCGCCCGCTGGCCACGCTGATTCGGTCGGCGTCCCGACAGACGCAGGTTCTGGTGGTCACGCATTCCCAGACGCTGCTGAAGCACCTCGACGCCGAACCGATCGAGCTCTACAAGGACTGCGGCGAGACCATGGTGGCCGGTCAGACGCAGCTCACTGCTCCGGCCTGGGATTGGGGAAAGCGCTGA
- a CDS encoding NifU family protein, whose translation MTADGQWRQVGDRIQTLLDAVGSPGVSGPAARERAELLVREVVGLYGAALTRILELSDPDTVDRYADDELVASLLVVHGLHPHDLRRRVDDALQRVRPYLGSHGGDIELVTVTDDLVVQLRFGGSCTGCPSSAATLELAVEDAVRSAAPEISGIEVVGPDAATGNLFPAESLLRQVHSAAPTRWHPVPELEDLADGEVGGFGVDGVAVVACRVGGQLYAYLDHCPRCANGLAGAVLLRRDDRVLLRCPLCDAHFDVVRAGAQIEEIGMHLQPLPLVQRDGQLCVASAGQPSGVPA comes from the coding sequence ATGACAGCCGACGGCCAGTGGCGCCAGGTCGGTGACCGGATCCAGACACTGCTGGATGCGGTGGGTTCGCCGGGTGTCAGTGGCCCCGCAGCACGGGAGCGTGCTGAGCTACTGGTGCGTGAAGTGGTGGGACTCTACGGTGCGGCACTCACGCGCATCCTGGAGCTCAGTGATCCCGACACCGTAGACCGGTACGCCGACGACGAACTGGTGGCCAGCCTGTTGGTGGTGCACGGACTGCATCCGCACGATCTCCGCCGGCGGGTCGACGACGCGCTGCAGCGGGTACGTCCCTACCTGGGCTCACATGGTGGTGACATCGAATTGGTCACCGTCACCGACGATCTCGTGGTGCAGTTGCGCTTCGGGGGAAGTTGCACCGGCTGCCCGTCCTCGGCGGCGACGCTCGAGTTGGCCGTCGAAGACGCAGTGCGATCGGCGGCCCCGGAGATCTCCGGGATCGAGGTAGTCGGTCCGGATGCCGCAACCGGGAACCTGTTCCCAGCGGAATCGTTGTTACGGCAGGTGCATTCCGCCGCGCCCACCCGGTGGCACCCGGTCCCGGAACTCGAGGATCTGGCCGACGGAGAGGTCGGCGGATTCGGCGTGGACGGTGTCGCGGTGGTCGCGTGCCGTGTCGGCGGACAGCTGTATGCCTATCTGGACCACTGTCCGCGTTGTGCCAACGGTTTGGCCGGCGCGGTTCTGCTTCGCCGGGATGACCGCGTACTTCTGCGATGTCCGCTCTGCGACGCCCACTTCGACGTCGTGCGTGCCGGTGCCCAGATCGAGGAAATCGGAATGCATCTGCAACCACTGCCGTTGGTCCAACGCGACGGGCAGCTGTGCGTGGCGTCGGCCGGCCAACCGAGCGGGGTGCCGGCATGA
- a CDS encoding SDR family oxidoreductase: MADFSGFSGKRCLLTGAASGIGRATALRLAREGAELYLTDRDAEGLTQTVADARALGGQVRAHRVLDISDYDAVAAFAADIHAAHPAMDAVFNIAGVSAWGTVDRLTHQQWRSMIDINLMGPVHVIETFVPPMVAAKRGGHLVNVSSAAGLVALPWHAAYSASKYGLRGLSEVLRFDLAKYRIGVSVVVPGAVRTPLVKSVEIAGVDREHPKVAPWVDRFSGHAVSAEHVADRILLGVKKNRFLVYTSPDIRALYLFKRVAWWPYSVVMRQVNSLFTRVLKPATAPAVSAFPNPRPEQ; this comes from the coding sequence ATGGCTGACTTCTCTGGTTTCTCGGGCAAACGCTGTCTCCTGACCGGAGCGGCCAGTGGCATCGGCAGGGCCACCGCGCTGCGGCTGGCCCGCGAGGGTGCCGAGCTTTATCTGACCGATCGTGACGCCGAGGGTCTGACGCAGACGGTGGCCGATGCCCGCGCGCTCGGCGGGCAGGTCCGCGCTCACCGTGTGCTCGACATCTCCGACTACGACGCCGTAGCCGCCTTCGCTGCCGATATCCACGCCGCACACCCAGCCATGGATGCGGTCTTCAACATCGCCGGAGTGTCGGCGTGGGGGACCGTGGACCGTCTCACCCACCAGCAGTGGCGGTCGATGATCGACATCAACCTGATGGGCCCGGTGCACGTCATCGAGACATTCGTGCCGCCGATGGTTGCGGCCAAGCGCGGCGGCCACCTGGTCAACGTCTCGTCGGCGGCCGGGCTGGTCGCCTTGCCGTGGCACGCGGCCTACAGCGCCAGCAAGTACGGCCTGCGGGGGCTGTCCGAGGTACTGCGATTCGATCTGGCCAAGTACCGCATCGGAGTGTCGGTGGTGGTGCCCGGGGCCGTCCGCACACCGCTGGTGAAGTCCGTCGAGATCGCCGGAGTGGACCGTGAGCACCCCAAGGTGGCGCCCTGGGTGGACCGCTTCTCCGGGCATGCGGTATCCGCCGAACACGTGGCCGACCGAATACTGCTGGGGGTCAAGAAGAACCGCTTTTTGGTCTACACCTCGCCGGACATCCGCGCGTTGTACCTCTTCAAACGGGTGGCGTGGTGGCCTTACAGCGTGGTTATGCGTCAGGTGAATTCACTGTTCACGCGAGTGCTCAAGCCTGCAACCGCTCCGGCGGTCAGCGCTTTCCCCAATCCCAGGCCGGAGCAGTGA
- a CDS encoding nickel-dependent hydrogenase large subunit has product MTTIIPEPSHMEHEPGQLVEMSWDPITRIVGSLGIYTKIDFDNQQVAECKSTSSIFRGYSIFMKGKDPRDAHFITSRICGICGDNHATCSCYTQNMAYGVKPPHLGEWLVNLGEAAEYMFDHNIFQENLVGVDYCEKMVSETNPGVLAEAEHTSAPHSDAHGYRTIADIMRALNPFTGEFYREALQVSRYTREMFCLMEGRHVHPSTLYPGGIGTTATIQLMTDYMTRLMRYIEFMKKVVPMHDDLFDFFYDAIPGYEKVGLRRTLLGCWGSFQDPEVCNFAYKDMERWGDAMFVTPGVVVDGKLVTHSLVDINLGIRILLGSSYYDDWSDQEMFVKTDPLGHPVDRRHPWNQHTFPHPQKRDLEDKYSWVMSPRWFDGKDHLALDTGGGALARMWSTALAGLVDIGYVTSTGHSVQINLPKTALKGPVEFEWHIPQHGSNTIERNRARSYFQAYAAAAALHFAEKALVEIRAGRTKTWEKFEVPDEGIGCGFTEAVRGVLSHHMVIRDGKIANYHPYPPTPWNANPRDSFGTPGPYEDAVQGTPIFEENNRDNFKGIDIMRTVRSFDPCLPCGVHMYLGEGKSLQRMHSPTQAATGE; this is encoded by the coding sequence ATGACAACGATCATCCCCGAGCCGTCACACATGGAGCACGAACCCGGCCAGCTCGTCGAGATGTCCTGGGATCCGATCACCCGGATTGTCGGCAGCCTCGGCATCTACACCAAGATCGACTTCGACAACCAGCAGGTGGCCGAGTGCAAGAGCACGTCGTCCATCTTCCGCGGCTACTCGATCTTCATGAAGGGCAAGGATCCGCGCGACGCCCACTTCATCACCAGCCGGATCTGCGGAATCTGCGGTGACAATCACGCCACCTGCTCCTGCTACACCCAGAACATGGCGTACGGAGTCAAGCCGCCCCACCTCGGCGAGTGGCTGGTCAATCTCGGCGAAGCCGCCGAATACATGTTCGACCACAACATCTTTCAAGAGAATCTGGTAGGAGTGGACTACTGCGAGAAGATGGTCTCCGAGACCAATCCCGGTGTCCTCGCCGAGGCAGAGCACACCTCAGCTCCCCATTCCGATGCCCACGGCTACCGGACCATCGCCGACATCATGCGCGCCCTCAACCCGTTCACCGGGGAGTTCTACCGCGAGGCCCTTCAGGTCAGCCGCTACACGCGGGAGATGTTCTGTCTCATGGAGGGGCGTCACGTCCATCCGTCGACGCTCTACCCCGGCGGTATCGGCACCACCGCGACCATCCAGTTGATGACCGACTACATGACCCGGCTGATGCGCTACATCGAATTCATGAAGAAGGTCGTCCCGATGCACGACGACCTGTTCGACTTCTTCTACGACGCCATCCCCGGCTACGAGAAAGTCGGCCTGCGCCGCACACTGCTGGGCTGTTGGGGTTCGTTCCAGGATCCCGAAGTGTGCAACTTCGCCTACAAGGACATGGAGCGGTGGGGCGACGCGATGTTCGTCACCCCTGGTGTGGTGGTGGACGGCAAACTGGTCACCCACTCCCTGGTGGACATCAACCTGGGTATCCGGATCCTGTTGGGGAGTTCCTATTACGATGACTGGTCCGACCAGGAGATGTTCGTCAAGACCGATCCACTCGGTCACCCGGTGGACCGACGGCATCCGTGGAATCAGCACACCTTCCCCCATCCCCAGAAACGGGATCTCGAGGACAAGTACAGCTGGGTGATGTCGCCACGCTGGTTCGACGGCAAGGATCACCTGGCACTGGACACCGGTGGCGGTGCCCTGGCCCGCATGTGGTCTACGGCATTGGCCGGCCTGGTCGACATCGGGTACGTCACATCGACGGGCCACAGCGTCCAGATCAACCTGCCCAAGACCGCGCTCAAAGGCCCTGTCGAATTCGAATGGCACATACCGCAACACGGCAGCAACACCATCGAACGCAACCGGGCTCGCAGCTACTTCCAGGCCTACGCGGCGGCGGCTGCGTTGCATTTCGCCGAGAAGGCACTGGTGGAGATCCGGGCCGGCCGCACCAAGACCTGGGAGAAGTTCGAGGTGCCCGACGAGGGCATCGGCTGCGGGTTCACCGAGGCGGTACGCGGCGTTCTGAGCCATCACATGGTGATCCGCGACGGCAAGATCGCCAACTACCACCCCTATCCGCCGACGCCGTGGAACGCCAACCCCCGAGACAGCTTCGGAACGCCAGGACCGTACGAGGATGCCGTCCAGGGCACCCCCATCTTCGAGGAGAACAACCGGGACAACTTCAAGGGCATCGACATCATGCGCACGGTGCGTAGCTTCGACCCGTGTCTGCCCTGCGGTGTCCATATGTACCTCGGTGAGGGAAAGTCATTGCAGCGGATGCACTCCCCCACTCAGGCGGCCACCGGAGAATGA
- a CDS encoding hydrogenase maturation nickel metallochaperone HypA, protein MHELALCQAIAGVVRPHAAGRHVTVVRVRVGALRQVVPQSLEFCWTLVREHESMPDAELDLEVVAAEVNCRSCAQRGVIESRWAVLCPVCGSADVEVVHGNEFLVTSLDVT, encoded by the coding sequence ATGCACGAGCTGGCTCTGTGCCAGGCCATCGCCGGGGTGGTGCGGCCACACGCGGCAGGTCGGCATGTCACCGTGGTCCGGGTGCGGGTGGGAGCGCTGCGCCAGGTGGTGCCACAGTCACTGGAGTTCTGCTGGACTCTGGTCCGCGAGCACGAAAGCATGCCCGATGCCGAACTGGACCTGGAGGTGGTGGCAGCCGAGGTGAACTGCCGGTCGTGTGCGCAGCGCGGCGTCATCGAGTCGCGATGGGCGGTGCTGTGCCCGGTATGCGGTAGCGCCGACGTCGAGGTGGTGCACGGCAACGAATTCCTGGTGACCTCCCTGGACGTCACCTGA